A DNA window from Danio aesculapii chromosome 1, fDanAes4.1, whole genome shotgun sequence contains the following coding sequences:
- the ankrd37 gene encoding ankyrin repeat domain-containing protein 37: MFLLETESLDCMSDLFESGFAVNGGLDGPGQSPAHLAACGGQAFCLLWLLQTGVDANQQDASGETPMHKAARSGSLECISVLMAKNAQFGICNNAGQTPEDIAWSCGYEECGRFLNMHRRTQDLKKASSSSLSERRVLTSTIAGQKRGYTASGAQDGKRARDW, translated from the exons ATGTTTTTGCTTGAGACAGAGTCG CTGGACTGCATGAGTGATTTGTTTGAAAGCGGATTCGCAGTGAATGGAGGTTTGGATGGTCCCGGACAGTCTCCAGCGCATCTCGCCGCATGTGGAGGTCAGGCGTTCTGCTTGCTTTGGCTCCTCCAAACAGGCGTGGATGCAAACCAgcag gACGCAAGTGGAGAGACACCCATGCATAAAGCAGCAAGATCGGGCAGTTTGGAGTGTATCAGTGTGTTGATGGCCAAGAATGCACAgtttgg cATTTGCAACAACGCTGGACAAACTCCGGAGGATATTGCATGGTCTTGTGGGTATGAGGAATGCGGAAGGTTTTTGAACATGCATCGAAGAACGCAGGACTTGAAGAAAGCTTCATCATCATCCCTCAGTGAACGACGTGTGTTGACCAGCACTATCGCAGGACAGAAGAGAGGCTACACAGCCTCCGGTGCCCAAGATGGGAAGAGGGCACGGGACTGGTGA